One stretch of Tachysurus fulvidraco isolate hzauxx_2018 chromosome 12, HZAU_PFXX_2.0, whole genome shotgun sequence DNA includes these proteins:
- the LOC113663290 gene encoding up-regulator of cell proliferation-like: MESKQQKDFLAFLKTLGLKKYFPNKLTLKSLLEINSASLSDKDVQSLHEIPEAFLRKLLMVNSDSRTVICAPGENKETNDLFAEQSCDSTPNLLDVHAALFACADSFLQQEMALKMSMCQFAVPFVLPQSAHNQCTLMLWALRGILKEWRPHSMTESKGFVEDSVVHAKIPMISFVRLSNCSLTKSKVLNQVLKNSQQHQDFFCYQEMIGGSAPRVISNGMVEICWSLPCGNKTIDVFPEPVVFANLRGDVCAFETQFSFLSQVSTAVFVFLDSVDKNEQRLFASLQEMKSKFFLVVNTPGNMSEKIKSSIKAAVDTLQLERDHIIQKSKTMNFAAFSKMISSSITKVLGEHHRACEIEAMKTVAQNLGLRIDENDSTACVSANKSAEEIMKCIGVRPIVEYKKSHLPLQGENWKRLAQIEKEQCRLQHSGELSLEEYKAQLQNEKEEIRNKQSNHKITKTMDILIKALSTSDDIERAYFLRWLGLKLDMRSRKHMTDLRHKYRECEQKKDRDAVAQLDQELIDASLGIEHYLRELGQIYEAASFGSHKITDKMSNLPTLAAKLLLAGFPLEILDGDASNIPEKWVSDVLTELHKMVKERSRLLVITVLGVQSSGKSTLLNTMFGVQFAVGSGRCTRGAFMILLPVGEDLKEELLCDFVLLIDTEGLKSPALAQLEDSYDHDNELATFVIGLSDVTIINVAMENSTEMKDVLQIAVHAFLRMKEIGKKTVCHFVHQNVAGVSAHEKNMTDRQKLLDQLNEMTLIAAEMEKKPHVKNFTDVMDYDVEKNNWYIPGLWHGTPPMAPVNTGYSVAVLDFKKKLLKMLKARKGEQLFQIPEFLQWISSLWKAVKFENFIFSFRNTLVANAYDNLCKEFSDWEWSFRRHILSLISKAEVQLSNTETSSIHGVVDALNKKTEKELMIQSEEMTKKLKDYYKRKDRSVHLVEKYKTDFNKSIKSLQTEMKNEVKKRLDLAIEMKKNTAKLEEIHSKQAAMVESQVLQLLQKYKDRNDEVSDEDLKADFERMWRREIANFTGLKERDVSADVLKQLRASLGNRQVNEDLQNVTNLTHYGQDIFKARSKHINTGKGFQAVKDFFTKKATKHALQIIADDAINSCRRMIEQCSHSKSDYQETFTKDVLDEIDANLTKENKYNTTFEIELKLHICGIASRKFLEMHRKYLSEQDPVKHLQRLKNQYLSNFIDLYRERDQCQKKAQNFTQLCLKPAVTEYIDQSIGPDIVDAVLENKSTAYSSRSLFQYTIQKELLEKSNFSEFTVYILHYKNYVKDWIYNHIVGCFSKDLSLQKLKMKKLEIIIKKITKAVETCKLEDSGSPLPNDAESTTKLIRKLCKTMRNVITIPMSTVDSVLFQNTSCCDPFTKSLCECIDDLKQQISKEISESTDIKETLKNVSVKPQDELFKRVFGCGVQCPFCKTPCEAGGKKHQLHHAAVHRPQGIGRYRDSETNILCEEICTSSVHGNGTFLNQDTNLQPHPYKDYRKYYPDWHIAPDMSIEASDYWKYVLVTFNKEFAERYKALPAVYPDVWNQITKDQAFNSLKLMFNIK, encoded by the exons ATGGAGTCAAAGCAGCAAAAAG attttcttgCATTTCTGAAAACGCTGGGACTTAAAAAATACTTCCCAAATAAGCTGACTCTGAAGTCTTTGCTGGAGATCAACAGTGCCAGTTTATCTGATAAAGACGTTCAGTCACTGCACGAGATACCAGAGGCTTTCCTTCGCAAGCTGCTAATGGTTAATTCAGATTCCCGAACTGTAATTTGTGCACCTGGTGAAAATAAGGAAACAAACGATTTGTTTGCTGAGCAGAGCTGTGACTCTACCCCAAATCTCCTCGATGTACACGCTGCACTCTTCGCCTGTGCTGACAGTTTCCTTCAGCAAGAAATGGCACTAAAAATGTCAATGTGCCAGTTTGCAGTGCCATTTGTGTTACCTCAAAGTGCTCATAATCAATGCACTCTGATGTTATGGGCTCTTAGAGGTATCCTGAAAGAATGGCGTCCCCACTCAATGACAGAATCTAAAGGGTTTGTTGAAGACAGTGTTGTTCATGCAAAAATTCCTATGATATCATTTGTAAGGCTAAGCAACTGCAGCTTGACCAAGTCAAAGGTGTTGAACCAAGTGTTAAAAAATTCACAGCAGcaccaggattttttttgttatcaagAAATGATCGGAGGATCTGCTCCAAGAGTCATCTCTAATGGCATGGTTGAAATATGCTGGAGTTTGCCATGTGGAAACAAAACCATTGATGTCTTTCCTGAGCCAGTGGTTTTTGCTAATTTAAGAGGAGATGTTTGTGCCTTCGAAACCCAATTCAGTTTCCTTTCTCAGGTGTCAACAGCTGTCTTTGTGTTCCTAGACAGTGttgataaaaatgaacaaaggtTGTTTGCCTCTTTACAAGAAATGAAGTCCAAATTCTTTCTTGTGGTCAACACTCCAGGAAATATGAGTGAGAAAATAAAGTCATCAATTAAAGCAGCAGTTGATACTCTGCAACTGGAAAGAGATCACATCATTCAGAAAAGCAAAACCATGaattttgctgcattttcaaAGATGATTAGTTCTTCCATTACAAAAGTGCTGGGTGAGCATCACAGAGCGTGTGAAATCGAGGCTATGAAGACAGTTGCTCAGAATTTAGGCCTCAGAATTGATGAAAATGATAGCACAGCCTGTGTGTCAGCAAACAAATCAGCAGAGGAAATCATGAAATGCATTGGAGTTCGTCCCATAGTGGAATATAAAAAATCACATCTGCCACTGCAAGGTGAAAACTGGAAAAGACTGGCTCAGATAGAAAAAGAGCAATGTCGATTACAACATTCAGGGGAGTTGAGTTTGGAGGAGTACAAGGCCCAActtcaaaatgaaaaagaagaaattcgaaacaaacaaagcaaccATAAGATTACAAAAACAATGGACATCTTAATAAAGGCATTGTCAACCTCAGATGATATCGAGCGAGCCTATTTTCTCAGATGGTTGGGACTAAAGCTGGACATGCGATCACGCAAACACATGACAGACCTTCGGCACAAATACAGAGAGTGTGAacagaagaaagacagagatgctGTAGCCCAATTAGACCAGGAACTGATTGACGCTTCTCTTGGCATCGAGCATTACCTGAGAGAGCTGGGACAAATCTATGAGGCTGCTTCATTTGGTTCACACAAAATAACTGATAAAATGAGCAATCTTCCTACTCTGGCTGCCAAACTGCTTCTGGCTGGATTTCCTCTTGAAATACTTGATGGAGATGCATCAAATATCCCAGAGAAATGGGTGAGCGATGTTCTCACGGAGCTTCACAAGATGGTTAAGGAAAGGAGCCGTTTGCTGGTTATAACTGTGTTAGGGGTTCAGAGTTCTGGTAAATCAACACTGCTCAACACTATGTTTGGAGTCCAGTTTGCAGTAGGTAGTGGAAGATGCACACGTGGAGCATTTATGATTCTCCTACCTGTGGGTGAAGACTTGAAGGAAGAGTTACTTTGTGACTTTGTCCTTCTGATTGATACAGAGGGTTTGAAATCACCAGCACTGGCACAATTGGAAGACAGTTATGATCATGACAACGAATTAGCTACCTTTGTGATTGGTCTAAGTGACGTAACCATCATAAACGTAGCAATGGAGAATTCCACAGAGATGAAGGATGTCTTGCAGATAGCAGTTCATGCTTTTTTACGGATGAAGGAAATTGGTAAAAAAACAGTCTGCCACTTTGTTCATCAAAATGTTGCTGGTGTATCAGCACATGAGAAaaacatgacagacagacaaaagctTCTGGACCAGTTAAATGAGATGACACTGATTGCAGCTGAGATGGAAAAGAAGCCTCATGTGAAGAACTTCACTGATGTTATGGATTATGATGTGGAAAAGAATAACTGGTATATACCTGGCCTATGGCATGGCACACCACCAATGGCACCAGTTAATACAGGCTACAGTGTTGCTGTTCTTGATTTTAAGAAAAAACTCTTGAAGATGCTTAAAGCAAGAAAAGGTGAACAACTCTTCCAGATTCCAGAGTTCCTGCAATGGATCAGTAGCTTATGGAAAGCAGTGAAGTTTGAGAACTTCATCTTCAGTTTCAGAAACACTCTTGTGGCCAATGCCTATGACAACCTTTGCAAAGAGTTTTCAGACTGGGAATGGTCTTTTAGAAGACATATATTGTCTTTGATTTCTAAAGCAGAAGTTCAACTGTCTAACACTGAAACAAGCAGTATTCATGGGGTTGTTGATGCACTtaacaaaaaaactgaaaaagagCTCATGATTCAATCAGAagaaatgacaaagaaattgaAAGACTACTACAAAAGGAAAGACCGTAGTGTGCATTTGGtggaaaaatacaaaactgaTTTTAACAAAAGCATTAAATCTCTGCAGACTGAAATGAAGAATGAAGTGAAAAAACGATTAGATCTGGCTATTGAGATGAagaaaaacactgcaaaatTAGAGGAGATACACAGTAAGCAAGCTGCAATGGTCGAATCCCAAGTTCTGCAATTACTTCAAAAGTACAAAGATCGCAATGATGAAGTGTCTGACGAGGATCTCAAAGCCGATTTTGAAAGAATGTGGAGAAGAGAGATTGCAAACTTCACTGGTCTAAAAGAACGGGATGTTTCCGCTGATGTTCTGAAGCAATTGCGAGCAAGCCTAGGAAATCGCCAAGTCAATGAGGACTTGCAGAATGTTACAAATTTGACACATTATGGGCAAGACATTTTCAAAGCCAGGTCAAAACATATAAATACTGGAAAAGGTTTTCAGGCTGTAAAggatttttttacaaaaaaggcTACAAAGCATGCTCTACAGATTATTGCTGATGATGCCATTAACAGTTGTAGAAGGATGATTGAACAGTGTTCACATTCCAAAAGTGATTACcaagaaacatttacaaaagaTGTCCTTGATGAAATTGATGCAAACctcacaaaagaaaataaatacaatactaCATTTGAAATTGAGCTTAAATTGCACATTTGTGGAATTGCCTCTCGGAAATTCCTTGAGATGCACAGGAAGTATCTCTCTGAGCAAGATCCTGTCAAGCATTTACAGAGACTTAAGAATCAATATCTCTctaattttattgatttgtacAGAGAGAGGGATCAGTGCCAAAAGAAAGCACAAAACTTTACTCAGCTCTGTCTCAAACCAGCAGTGACTGAGTACATCGACCAGTCCATTGGACCTGACATTGTTGATGCAGTTTTGGAGAATAAATCTACTGCGTATAGTTCACGATCACTATTTCAGTACACCATTCAGAAGGAGCTGCTGGAAAAATCTAATTTCAGTGAATTTACagtgtacattttacattataaGAATTATGTGAAAGACTGGATATACAATCACATTGTTGGATGCTTTTCCAAAGACTTATCTctgcaaaaattaaaaatgaagaagctggaaatcataataaaaaagatcACTAAAGCAGTGGAAACTTGTAAGCTTGAAGACAGTGGCTCTCCTTTGCCTAATGATGCAGAAAGTACCACAAAATTAATCCGAAAGCTTTGCAAAACTATGAGGAATGTCATCACAATACCCATGAGCACAGTGGACAGTGTCCTGTTTCAGAACACAAGCTGTTGTGATCCATTCACCAAAAGTCTCTGTGAATGTATTGATGACCTGAAACAGCAAATATCAAAGGAGATCTCAGAGTCAACTGATATCAAAGAGACACTGAAAAATGTGTCAGTAAAACCCCAGGATGAGCTTTTCAAGAGGGTGTTTGGATGTGGAGTGCAGTGTCCATTTTGCAAAACACCATGTGAGGCAGGAGGAAAGAAACATCAGCTACACCATGCAGCTGTGCACAGACCACAGGGCATTGGAAGGTACAGAGATAGTGAGACTAATATCCTTTGTGAAGAGATCTGTACATCTAGTGTTCATGGCAATGGAACATTTCTAAATCAGGACACCAATTTACAACCTCATCCTTACAAAGACTACCGGAAATATTACCCAGACTGGCATATTGCACCTGACATGTCAATAGAAGCCTCAGATTACTGGAAATATGTGCTGGTGACATTCAATAAAGAATTTGCTGAAAGGTATAAAGCATTGCCAGCTGTTTATCCAGATGTGTGGAATCAAATCACTAAAGATCAGGCTTTTAATAGTCTGAAGctcatgtttaatattaaataa